The Sulfuricurvum sp. IAE1 genome window below encodes:
- a CDS encoding glyoxalase superfamily protein: MAKKDNTHPVLQMIKSEAKELQASAKVEGNRLVYGHALDQASRQHGYKDWNSACGLAGDNQNRMKYVMGEEGSVPLGDHEVEMYEMSGALSKAISGTRKGGGLMVGTQTAEDFTHSKHKTYYNPFNQFMHEYPDIQGDPNYEAIPAERCESFEDMCSFVREKNGSLFYPSNSVADLRNLSKEQREAIEANVDTRILLGRNGQIASYDFSTNHGVPFVIGPSGVGQSFYIKDLIHKAQEENPSLSKEEALEFVYKKYHIQTVTLDTNEDE; the protein is encoded by the coding sequence GTGGCAAAAAAAGACAATACCCACCCCGTCCTCCAGATGATCAAAAGCGAGGCAAAAGAACTTCAGGCATCAGCAAAAGTCGAAGGCAACCGCCTTGTTTACGGACATGCTCTCGATCAAGCTTCAAGACAACATGGATACAAAGATTGGAATAGCGCCTGTGGGCTTGCTGGTGATAATCAAAATCGCATGAAATATGTCATGGGCGAGGAAGGAAGTGTTCCACTAGGGGATCACGAGGTTGAAATGTATGAAATGTCCGGGGCTTTATCAAAAGCCATCAGTGGCACGCGAAAGGGTGGAGGGCTGATGGTTGGCACACAAACAGCAGAGGACTTTACCCATTCAAAGCATAAGACGTATTACAACCCTTTTAATCAGTTTATGCACGAATATCCTGACATCCAGGGCGATCCAAACTATGAAGCGATCCCCGCAGAGCGTTGCGAGTCTTTTGAGGATATGTGCTCGTTCGTCAGAGAAAAAAATGGGAGTCTTTTTTATCCTTCAAATTCTGTCGCTGATCTTCGGAATTTATCGAAAGAGCAAAGGGAGGCTATCGAGGCAAATGTTGATACGCGAATCCTCCTGGGGCGAAATGGTCAAATTGCATCGTATGATTTTTCAACTAATCACGGTGTCCCATTTGTGATTGGCCCGTCCGGCGTAGGGCAGTCGTTTTATATCAAGGACCTGATCCACAAAGCACAGGAAGAGAACCCATCTCTTAGCAAAGAGGAAGCTTTGGAGTTTGTCTATAAGAAATACCACATCCAAACTGTCACATTGGATACCAACGAGGATGAGTGA